Proteins co-encoded in one Flavobacterium fluviale genomic window:
- a CDS encoding T9SS sorting signal type C domain-containing protein, with translation MIRKLFYLFIFTFFFSGNPYLFAQQGKVDNTFNTFDDGTKGDGFNDPVRTLLLQRDGNLIVGGDYLSLNGFPVSYLTRLNPDGTIDESFNTGTGFNGKIYASFLQDDGKIILGGSFTSYNGISAGRLIRLNSDGSYDSTFNTTIGATTGIVYDIAFQSDGKIIIVGSFTKYNNTTVNRVARLFPNGSLDSSFLTGSGSPLNVSHVRVLPSGKITFTGNFTTFNGIPANRIIRLNINGTLDTDFSTGSGFDGNINAAALQPDGKIILGGSFSTYNGVAANRIIRLNEDGTIDESFQTGLGFNKDGVQVIKINADGEIMVGTSFSGLYNNTEFNRLIFLNADGTLHPNFDIGTGPATASVFSLEFDDEGNWFIGGSFFVFNGHNQGKLAKINSEGEHDSAYLSSGIGFDNSVFSILPLPSRKIIVGGNFKKFNEVPVSKITCLLEDGSIDHSFNTQNSGANNLIKTAVLQTDGKVILGGNFTKYNDVLSNRLVRIFENGQIDTSFILGEGFSGQINSVAIQPDQKIIAAGSFTKFNGSSLNACRIVRLLPDGSKDPSFDTGLGADGIIEIVALQPDGKILAGGRFKTFNNLPFAGLVRLNTDGSIDSSFNIRQGFDKYVYAIALQSDQKIIIGGSFVTFNGISQKRILRLNTDGSLDASFESGTGFSKGDVRAILVQPDQRILVGGAFSGTYKNITSQRLIRLLASGDYDNSFTAPLNNTLFTMSFAEDYKLLIGGNFNSISGISKHRIARLKLCVDNTTWNGNSWSNGFPSPGKDVYFKESYPNLTTTTICGCSIDQDKKVVLLEKNTLGIEFAYVGAGTLVLEDGASLYQSDDDMINTGIIHMKRKTNPVIRYDLTFWSSPVGNQKLFDFSPQTLFDKFYWYDPISKWNINYYGTMTMIAGQGYTIRAPQNYSLTERSLFEGIFKGIPNNGKVEINFEHANRFYLIGNPYPSAINADEFLKYNAGKTRGALYFWTHNSPPLNGHYSDDSYAVYNLLGGVGTRSAVDSGVSNLAPDGTIASGQGFFVKSNVEGTIEFNNSMRIPGRNSAFFKPAKNLEKESQNEKHRFWLNLKNNENGFRQILLGYEDGASNSLDLSYDAELLASDGALDFYSILENKKLTIQGKAWPFVESDSIILGYKANFKAALTFEIDHQDKFFNSRTIFLVDKTLNKIHNLSETPYQFDSDIGTFNDRFSIIYTNKTLEINENTRDKERVLVSVESKIITINSFADNINEVCIYDVSGNQLYKKTNIEAKKISIQNLVSSHQVLFVKVIVENKNSTSYKVIF, from the coding sequence TTGATTAGAAAATTATTTTATTTATTCATTTTTACTTTTTTCTTCTCTGGTAACCCATATCTTTTTGCACAACAAGGTAAAGTAGATAATACTTTTAATACATTCGATGACGGAACAAAAGGAGACGGATTTAACGACCCTGTTAGAACCCTTCTTCTGCAAAGGGATGGCAATTTAATTGTTGGTGGCGATTATTTAAGTTTAAACGGATTTCCAGTATCTTATCTGACGCGCTTAAATCCTGACGGTACTATAGATGAAAGCTTTAATACGGGAACAGGTTTCAATGGTAAAATTTATGCATCTTTTCTGCAGGATGATGGAAAAATTATACTCGGAGGTAGTTTTACAAGTTATAATGGGATTAGTGCGGGAAGACTCATTCGTTTAAATTCTGATGGTTCTTACGATTCGACTTTCAATACTACCATAGGAGCTACAACAGGAATTGTTTATGATATTGCCTTTCAATCTGATGGGAAAATAATTATTGTTGGAAGCTTTACAAAGTATAACAATACTACAGTAAATAGAGTGGCACGTTTATTCCCGAACGGTTCACTCGATTCTTCGTTTTTAACTGGCTCAGGTTCTCCATTGAATGTTTCACATGTGCGGGTTTTACCAAGTGGGAAAATTACTTTTACAGGAAACTTTACCACTTTTAACGGAATTCCAGCCAATAGAATTATCAGATTAAATATAAATGGTACTCTTGATACTGATTTTAGTACAGGAAGTGGTTTTGACGGCAACATAAACGCTGCGGCATTACAGCCTGATGGGAAAATTATTTTAGGAGGCAGCTTCAGTACTTATAATGGAGTTGCTGCAAATCGGATAATTCGGTTAAATGAAGACGGAACGATAGATGAAAGTTTTCAAACAGGTTTAGGTTTTAATAAAGATGGAGTTCAGGTAATAAAGATAAATGCGGATGGTGAAATAATGGTAGGAACATCTTTTTCGGGTCTTTATAATAATACGGAATTTAACAGGTTAATTTTTCTTAACGCAGACGGAACATTACATCCAAATTTTGACATCGGGACAGGACCTGCTACAGCATCTGTTTTCAGCCTAGAATTTGATGATGAAGGTAATTGGTTTATCGGAGGATCTTTCTTTGTTTTTAATGGACACAATCAAGGTAAGTTAGCTAAGATCAATAGTGAAGGAGAACATGATAGTGCTTATTTGTCTTCTGGAATTGGTTTTGACAATTCGGTTTTTAGTATTCTGCCCCTGCCGAGTAGAAAAATAATTGTCGGAGGTAATTTTAAAAAATTTAATGAAGTGCCGGTTTCTAAAATAACTTGTCTTCTTGAAGATGGTTCTATAGATCATTCTTTTAATACTCAAAATTCTGGTGCAAATAATTTAATAAAAACAGCGGTTTTACAAACCGATGGTAAAGTAATTTTAGGAGGTAATTTTACAAAATATAATGATGTTTTAAGTAATCGATTGGTCAGGATTTTTGAAAATGGACAAATAGATACTTCTTTTATACTGGGAGAAGGTTTCAGTGGGCAGATAAATTCAGTCGCAATTCAGCCTGATCAGAAGATAATTGCTGCGGGTAGTTTTACAAAATTCAATGGTTCATCATTAAATGCTTGCAGAATTGTCAGGTTACTGCCAGATGGATCAAAAGATCCTAGTTTCGATACAGGTTTAGGTGCTGATGGAATTATAGAAATAGTAGCACTTCAACCAGATGGCAAGATTCTGGCAGGAGGCCGTTTTAAGACTTTTAATAATTTACCTTTTGCCGGTTTAGTACGTTTAAATACCGATGGAAGTATTGATTCAAGTTTTAATATCCGCCAAGGATTTGACAAATATGTTTATGCGATTGCTTTGCAATCTGATCAAAAGATTATTATCGGCGGTTCCTTTGTAACTTTCAATGGCATTTCACAAAAAAGAATTCTTCGATTAAATACTGACGGAAGTCTAGATGCTTCTTTTGAATCTGGAACTGGTTTTAGTAAAGGTGATGTTCGAGCTATTTTGGTTCAGCCTGACCAGAGAATTTTAGTTGGAGGGGCTTTTTCAGGGACCTATAAAAATATTACTTCTCAAAGGCTTATCCGATTATTGGCATCAGGGGACTATGATAATTCTTTTACAGCTCCATTAAACAATACTCTTTTTACCATGAGTTTCGCTGAAGATTATAAATTGTTAATAGGCGGAAATTTTAATTCAATATCAGGTATTTCAAAGCATAGAATTGCCCGACTAAAACTATGTGTAGATAACACTACTTGGAATGGAAATTCTTGGTCTAATGGTTTTCCCTCGCCGGGAAAAGATGTTTATTTTAAAGAAAGCTATCCAAACTTAACGACTACAACCATTTGCGGCTGTTCTATCGACCAAGATAAAAAAGTTGTATTGTTAGAGAAAAATACATTAGGAATAGAATTTGCCTATGTTGGTGCAGGAACTTTGGTTTTAGAAGACGGCGCTAGTCTTTATCAATCAGATGATGATATGATTAACACTGGAATTATTCATATGAAACGAAAAACAAATCCCGTAATACGGTACGATCTTACTTTCTGGTCTTCACCTGTAGGTAATCAGAAATTATTTGATTTTTCTCCCCAAACACTCTTTGACAAATTTTATTGGTACGATCCAATTTCCAAATGGAATATTAATTATTATGGTACAATGACAATGATTGCAGGTCAAGGTTATACTATCCGTGCTCCGCAAAATTACTCACTTACAGAACGTTCATTATTTGAAGGAATTTTCAAAGGAATTCCAAACAATGGAAAAGTAGAAATTAATTTTGAGCACGCAAATCGTTTTTATCTAATTGGAAATCCATATCCTTCGGCTATAAATGCGGATGAGTTTTTAAAGTATAATGCTGGAAAAACAAGAGGGGCACTTTATTTTTGGACGCACAATTCTCCTCCACTAAATGGTCACTATTCTGATGATAGTTACGCTGTTTATAATCTTCTGGGCGGTGTTGGTACAAGATCTGCAGTCGATTCTGGTGTTAGTAATTTGGCACCCGATGGCACTATCGCTTCAGGACAAGGTTTTTTTGTAAAAAGCAATGTAGAAGGAACCATAGAATTTAATAACAGTATGCGGATTCCAGGTAGAAATAGTGCTTTTTTTAAGCCCGCTAAGAACTTAGAAAAAGAATCTCAAAATGAAAAACATCGTTTTTGGCTTAATCTTAAGAATAATGAAAATGGATTCAGACAAATTTTATTAGGTTACGAAGATGGAGCATCGAATTCTTTAGATTTAAGTTATGATGCGGAGCTTTTGGCATCAGATGGTGCATTGGATTTTTATAGTATTCTAGAAAATAAAAAATTAACAATTCAAGGAAAAGCCTGGCCGTTTGTTGAAAGCGATTCAATTATTTTAGGGTACAAAGCTAATTTCAAAGCTGCTTTAACTTTTGAAATCGATCATCAGGATAAATTCTTTAATTCACGTACTATTTTTTTAGTCGATAAAACTTTAAATAAAATTCATAATCTTAGTGAAACCCCTTATCAATTTGATTCTGATATAGGGACTTTTAATGATCGCTTTTCAATAATTTATACTAATAAAACTCTGGAGATTAATGAAAATACAAGAGATAAAGAAAGAGTTCTAGTATCTGTAGAAAGTAAAATAATTACTATAAATTCGTTTGCGGATAATATTAACGAAGTTTGTATATATGATGTTTCTGGAAATCAATTGTATAAGAAAACTAACATTGAAGCAAAAAAAATATCCATTCAAAATTTAGTTTCTTCCCATCAAGTTTTATTTGTCAAAGTCATTGTTGAAAACAAGAATTCAACTTCTTATAAAGTAATTTTTTAA
- a CDS encoding T9SS sorting signal type C domain-containing protein, translated as MMRKLLYSFLLFILSKFSSKRSFTPNLGLLCIGTFIVFSNSISGQILQRGNVTSGTVQGSTMLTIDRPNNVVAGDVMIVNISQVGTGNNTNTLSNPNSSGWNLIRGQRLGTSGRDRWGAILYKVATNSEPSSYTFSVSSTIDGAIGSIVAFSGVDVSGNTPEVISTSINVTTTNTPTASGITTVSPNSSVIMFIQVANSAPDLSSGWQTATSPGALTQLYYNKKDTGGDVSVGAAWARKDANGATGSGTVSMNSNQTSGAVLVALKPLTYKSQIISISSGPTTWCPGETRNVDVTIRNTGTATWTDGASGSPDINIGVKWNTNGTSWTDYHSRVDAGSLAPGATQTYTLPITASNNNGTGYSTAFVGGTTNRLTFDVVYEGPFWFASNQNGAGPGNAVSTSSVQTILASPANKTIAVASSPICSGNSTNITVSSSEIGVSYQLRNGTTAVGAPVSGTGGNINLPTGNLTATTTFNVLASSCGNSTQMTGTATVSINPLPTASNAGADQNGNGVFTLAANTPSAGTGAWTIVSGPSTSLSQFNNTSSATATFTPFGTGSYTLRWTVTNSCGTSTDDVVLVANCVTNLIKNGDFKNGSADWSTATARGSYTEVLTEGVYFSNGSNDNTAELDSQASLRQQVTVVPGVSYTLNFLYARRPGSPASVAVDARILGGAATPSINYTTSNNNSTPFLGTLTFVPTTSTIYVEFYNSLGSTTLGSIIDNIVLIPSAQVTPIATTSPKGTFKTLTACAGVPVQLDVENVPTSGVTYAWTSTSPGAVFSSTNIKNPMITFAATATGTQEVTVIVTSSGGCAGAPSSTYVNLLAAPTIYNVTGGGSYCSGGIGVAVGLANSTSGVSYQLKLDGIDVSGAVVSGTGAAITFGNRTASGTYTVVATNPSPNSCALNMSGSAVIVVNPTSVGGNIAGGATVCTGLNTTTLTLSGHTGLVTKWQSSPSSTFASSITDISNTTTTLIATNLTATTYYRAVVASGACIAANSTVATITVNQVHTITAGANRSVCQNNAMTNITMTLGGGATGATVTGLPSGVTSSVASGVLTISGTPTVSGQFTYNVTTTGNSCTVATTSGTITIGVGNNTISYTNGTSGTVCAFADENNPINFIAPAGNYFNTVNFASYGRPDGSCGSYTIQSCHSSTSQSKTEELLLGTNTTSFLADNTNYGDPCFNVFKRFYGSASYTQPICQGTTAPIISGNTPTGNGTYTYSWESSTTGVEGSFSTISGANSQDYSPGILNQSTFFRRTVTSNGCSSTSTMVLVKVNPRPTSVVSGTTSICNGTSATVSVALTGTAPWSLTYSDGTNTTNVSGITASPYTFNVSPTANTTYTVTALNDANNCPSIPADRTGNAVISINPRPTAAVSGSTTICSGESTTISVAFTGTAPWNISYTYGATSGSFSTSLNPYTVSVNPTSTTTYAITALSDANCTAVAAGITGNATITVNPLPTTPTVAKTDITCETSGGVSITNLPSGNWTINQTGTALQTISGTGSSHSIANLAAGTYYFTVTNASNCTSSPAVSATIVDQISTTIWNGSSWSNGDPDSSKRVIVNSAANQPFTINIAACSLTINVPTGAGDPDVIIPNGVTLTITNSVTSNGKLVFESGSSLIQTTNAVNSGDIVYKRTTSVRRYDLTYWSMPVTKSGFTMHDLSPGTLFDKFHYYDSNAGKWGISNNGTMVMETGKGYTIRAPQSYHLIIPQDFTAVFTGVPNNGDISVPVVNTKWNLIGNPYPSAISAQQLMADNPNLGSLYFWGHEELPVRNPADNTYYYNNDYTIFNASGATTGGGGVPFNGYIAATQGFFAKPETGTIVFKNNERRAGNNSQFYKTAAAESIERNRVWLNITSSSGVFKQILFGYIQGATNSLDINYDAVSMAANSLVDFYSINTNKKLTIQGRALPFEKSDEVPLGYKLSAKGDYTISIDHADGIFNNQDVYLVDKETGKTTNLRLENYTFTTAEGSFNNRFVIRYTSKTLGTDDFENLENSVVVSVKDGVVKITSSKELLKEVNIFNVGAQLLYNKNKVNSSELIISNLHSSDQALLVKITLENGHTFTKKIIYSNL; from the coding sequence ATGATGAGAAAATTACTTTACTCGTTTTTATTATTTATTTTATCTAAATTTTCTTCCAAAAGATCATTTACTCCAAATTTAGGGTTGCTTTGTATCGGGACGTTTATAGTTTTTTCTAATTCCATTTCTGGACAGATTCTGCAACGCGGAAATGTAACTAGTGGAACTGTGCAAGGATCTACAATGTTGACTATTGATAGACCAAATAACGTAGTTGCTGGAGATGTTATGATTGTCAATATATCACAGGTTGGTACTGGTAATAATACTAACACTTTAAGTAATCCTAATTCTTCAGGTTGGAATTTAATCAGAGGTCAAAGACTTGGAACTTCGGGAAGGGACCGTTGGGGAGCAATTTTATATAAAGTTGCTACAAATTCTGAGCCTTCGAGTTATACTTTTTCGGTTAGTTCAACAATAGATGGAGCAATTGGATCTATTGTTGCTTTTTCAGGAGTTGATGTTTCAGGAAATACACCAGAGGTAATTTCAACTTCTATAAATGTAACAACAACAAATACTCCGACAGCTAGTGGAATAACTACAGTATCTCCAAATTCTTCTGTCATAATGTTTATTCAAGTAGCAAATTCAGCTCCAGACTTAAGCAGTGGTTGGCAAACTGCAACATCGCCAGGAGCTTTAACGCAGTTATATTATAACAAGAAAGATACTGGGGGAGATGTTTCTGTGGGAGCAGCTTGGGCACGTAAGGATGCAAACGGAGCAACTGGATCTGGAACTGTTTCTATGAACAGCAACCAAACAAGTGGAGCTGTTTTAGTAGCTCTTAAGCCATTGACATATAAAAGTCAAATTATCTCTATTAGTTCAGGTCCAACAACTTGGTGTCCAGGAGAAACAAGAAATGTTGATGTTACAATAAGAAATACAGGTACAGCAACATGGACAGACGGAGCATCTGGAAGTCCAGATATTAATATTGGAGTAAAATGGAACACGAATGGGACAAGCTGGACTGATTATCATTCGAGAGTTGATGCTGGGAGTTTAGCTCCTGGAGCTACACAAACATATACTCTTCCAATTACCGCATCAAATAATAATGGAACTGGATATTCAACAGCTTTTGTAGGTGGTACAACTAATAGACTTACTTTCGATGTTGTTTATGAAGGTCCTTTTTGGTTTGCATCGAATCAAAATGGTGCTGGTCCTGGCAACGCCGTCTCTACCTCTTCCGTACAGACTATTCTTGCTTCGCCAGCCAATAAAACTATTGCAGTAGCTAGTTCACCAATTTGTTCTGGAAACAGTACTAATATTACAGTTTCTTCATCAGAAATTGGTGTAAGTTACCAATTAAGAAATGGCACTACTGCTGTAGGAGCTCCAGTTTCGGGTACAGGCGGAAATATTAATTTGCCAACAGGAAATTTAACAGCAACGACAACTTTTAATGTCTTAGCATCATCTTGCGGAAACAGCACTCAAATGACCGGTACTGCTACGGTAAGTATAAATCCGCTTCCAACTGCATCAAATGCAGGTGCTGATCAAAATGGCAATGGTGTATTCACGCTGGCGGCTAATACGCCATCGGCTGGTACGGGTGCATGGACAATAGTGAGTGGTCCTAGTACTTCACTAAGTCAGTTTAATAATACTTCCAGTGCAACGGCTACATTTACTCCGTTTGGAACAGGTTCGTATACATTACGCTGGACAGTAACAAATAGTTGTGGTACATCAACAGATGACGTCGTTCTTGTTGCAAACTGTGTCACCAATTTAATTAAGAATGGTGATTTTAAAAATGGATCAGCAGATTGGTCAACAGCCACAGCACGAGGATCATATACTGAAGTCTTAACTGAAGGTGTTTATTTTAGTAACGGCAGTAATGATAATACAGCGGAACTAGATTCACAAGCATCACTAAGACAACAAGTAACAGTTGTACCAGGAGTTTCTTATACCTTAAATTTTCTATACGCTCGAAGACCAGGGTCTCCAGCATCTGTTGCGGTTGATGCTAGAATACTAGGTGGAGCTGCAACCCCATCAATAAACTATACTACCAGTAATAATAATAGCACTCCCTTTCTTGGGACTCTTACGTTTGTACCAACGACATCTACTATATATGTTGAATTTTACAATTCTTTAGGATCAACAACCCTAGGTTCGATCATAGATAATATTGTTTTAATTCCAAGTGCTCAGGTAACTCCAATAGCAACAACATCTCCTAAAGGAACTTTTAAAACCTTAACAGCATGTGCAGGAGTACCTGTTCAGTTAGATGTCGAGAACGTTCCGACTTCTGGTGTGACTTATGCATGGACGAGCACATCTCCAGGAGCAGTGTTTTCGTCAACGAATATTAAAAATCCTATGATAACCTTCGCAGCAACAGCAACAGGAACTCAAGAAGTAACAGTTATAGTAACTTCTTCTGGCGGTTGTGCAGGAGCACCTTCTAGTACATATGTTAATTTACTAGCTGCCCCGACAATTTATAATGTTACAGGAGGAGGCTCATATTGCTCTGGAGGTATAGGAGTTGCTGTTGGTCTGGCTAATTCAACTTCTGGGGTTAGTTATCAATTGAAATTGGATGGAATTGATGTTAGTGGAGCTGTGGTTTCAGGAACAGGAGCAGCAATTACTTTTGGCAATAGAACAGCTTCTGGTACGTATACGGTAGTTGCTACAAATCCTTCTCCAAATAGTTGTGCTTTAAATATGAGTGGAAGTGCTGTTATTGTTGTAAACCCGACTTCTGTTGGAGGAAACATTGCAGGAGGAGCAACGGTTTGTACAGGATTAAATACTACCACTTTAACATTAAGCGGTCATACGGGATTAGTTACAAAATGGCAATCCTCTCCATCTAGTACATTTGCATCATCAATTACCGATATTTCAAATACTACTACCACATTAATAGCAACCAATTTGACTGCTACAACTTATTATAGAGCGGTAGTTGCAAGTGGAGCGTGTATAGCAGCAAATAGTACTGTAGCAACGATAACGGTAAATCAAGTACATACTATTACCGCAGGAGCAAATAGAAGCGTATGCCAAAATAACGCAATGACTAATATTACAATGACCTTAGGAGGTGGTGCTACAGGGGCAACTGTTACAGGTTTACCTTCAGGAGTTACAAGTTCTGTCGCATCGGGAGTTTTGACTATTAGCGGAACACCGACAGTAAGTGGTCAATTTACTTATAATGTTACTACAACAGGGAATTCTTGTACTGTTGCAACAACTAGTGGTACTATAACAATTGGAGTTGGAAATAACACTATTAGTTATACAAATGGTACTTCAGGAACTGTATGTGCTTTTGCAGATGAAAACAATCCTATTAATTTTATTGCTCCTGCTGGAAATTACTTTAACACTGTAAATTTTGCCAGCTATGGTAGACCAGATGGCTCATGTGGTTCTTATACTATTCAAAGCTGTCATTCTTCTACAAGTCAATCTAAAACAGAAGAACTGCTATTAGGGACTAATACGACTTCCTTTTTAGCTGATAATACAAATTATGGCGATCCTTGTTTTAATGTTTTTAAGCGATTTTATGGTTCTGCATCTTATACACAGCCAATATGCCAGGGAACGACAGCTCCAATAATTTCAGGTAACACTCCAACTGGAAATGGGACTTATACTTATTCTTGGGAAAGCAGTACTACAGGTGTAGAAGGAAGTTTCTCTACTATATCAGGTGCAAATTCTCAAGATTATTCTCCAGGAATATTAAACCAAAGTACATTTTTTAGAAGAACAGTTACTTCTAATGGCTGCAGTAGTACATCAACGATGGTATTGGTAAAAGTAAATCCAAGACCTACTTCAGTGGTAAGCGGCACAACGTCAATTTGTAACGGGACAAGTGCGACAGTTTCAGTTGCATTAACAGGGACAGCACCTTGGAGCTTAACCTATTCAGATGGTACAAATACAACAAATGTTTCTGGAATTACCGCAAGCCCATATACATTCAATGTAAGTCCAACAGCAAATACAACTTACACTGTTACAGCTTTAAATGATGCGAACAATTGCCCATCAATTCCAGCAGACAGAACAGGAAATGCTGTAATTTCAATTAATCCGAGACCGACAGCTGCTGTAAGTGGATCAACTACGATTTGCAGCGGTGAAAGCACCACTATTTCTGTTGCATTCACAGGTACAGCGCCCTGGAATATATCATATACATATGGAGCAACATCTGGTAGCTTTTCAACTAGTTTAAATCCATATACTGTTAGTGTTAATCCAACAAGTACAACAACTTATGCTATTACAGCTCTAAGCGATGCAAATTGTACAGCAGTAGCAGCAGGAATAACTGGAAATGCAACAATAACCGTAAACCCGCTTCCAACCACTCCAACGGTAGCAAAAACCGATATAACTTGTGAAACTTCTGGTGGAGTTAGTATTACTAATTTGCCATCAGGAAACTGGACAATTAATCAAACAGGTACAGCATTACAAACAATTTCTGGTACGGGAAGTTCTCACAGTATTGCAAACTTAGCAGCAGGTACTTATTATTTTACTGTAACCAATGCCTCAAATTGTACTTCGAGTCCTGCAGTTTCTGCAACTATAGTAGATCAAATTTCTACAACAATTTGGAATGGTTCAAGCTGGTCTAATGGTGATCCAGATAGTTCGAAAAGAGTGATTGTAAATTCGGCAGCTAATCAGCCATTTACAATTAATATTGCGGCTTGTTCTCTAACAATAAATGTTCCTACTGGGGCCGGAGATCCCGATGTTATAATTCCAAACGGAGTAACTTTAACAATTACAAATTCTGTAACATCTAATGGTAAATTAGTTTTTGAAAGCGGATCAAGTTTAATACAAACTACAAATGCAGTAAATAGCGGGGACATTGTTTATAAAAGAACAACTTCTGTACGCCGTTACGACCTGACATACTGGTCTATGCCGGTTACAAAATCAGGCTTTACCATGCATGATTTATCTCCAGGCACACTGTTCGATAAATTCCATTATTACGATTCGAATGCAGGAAAATGGGGCATCAGTAATAACGGAACTATGGTAATGGAAACTGGTAAAGGTTATACGATCAGGGCTCCTCAGAGTTATCATCTTATCATACCACAGGATTTTACTGCTGTATTTACAGGTGTTCCTAATAATGGCGACATCTCTGTTCCAGTTGTAAATACCAAATGGAATTTAATTGGAAATCCTTATCCTTCTGCAATAAGCGCACAGCAGTTAATGGCCGATAATCCAAATTTAGGTTCGCTGTATTTCTGGGGGCATGAAGAACTGCCCGTGCGTAATCCTGCAGATAACACCTATTATTACAATAACGATTATACCATTTTTAATGCATCTGGAGCTACGACAGGAGGCGGCGGAGTACCATTTAATGGATATATAGCCGCAACTCAGGGATTCTTTGCAAAACCAGAAACAGGAACGATAGTATTTAAAAACAATGAAAGAAGAGCAGGAAACAACAGCCAGTTTTATAAAACAGCAGCAGCAGAAAGCATTGAAAGAAACCGTGTGTGGCTGAATATTACAAGCAGCAGCGGTGTTTTCAAACAAATCCTTTTTGGTTATATCCAGGGAGCAACAAACAGTCTGGATATTAATTATGATGCTGTTTCGATGGCAGCCAATAGTCTTGTAGATTTTTATAGTATTAACACCAATAAGAAGCTAACAATACAAGGACGTGCACTGCCATTTGAAAAAAGCGATGAAGTTCCGTTAGGATATAAGTTATCAGCTAAAGGAGATTACACTATTTCAATTGATCATGCTGATGGAATCTTTAATAATCAAGATGTTTACTTAGTTGATAAAGAAACTGGAAAAACAACAAATCTGCGTCTGGAAAATTATACGTTTACAACAGCAGAAGGAAGTTTCAATAATCGTTTTGTAATTCGCTACACTTCTAAAACATTAGGAACAGACGATTTTGAGAATCTTGAAAATAGTGTTGTTGTATCGGTAAAAGATGGAGTTGTAAAAATTACTTCTTCAAAAGAATTATTAAAGGAAGTGAATATTTTTAATGTTGGAGCACAATTGTTATATAATAAAAACAAAGTGAATTCTTCAGAATTAATAATTTCAAATTTACATTCTAGCGACCAAGCGTTATTAGTAAAAATCACTCTAGAAAATGGACATACATTTACCAAGAAAATTATTTATAGTAATTTGTAA
- a CDS encoding regulatory protein RecX — protein MKKPTNCTFTIKEALQKLEHFCAYQERCHEEVVSKLYSLKMTADEIDVIIVQLIEGNFLNESRFACSFARGKHRMKHWGKIRITNELKARHISSTNITLALKEISAEEYFETFENLAERCWNNLTESNVLKKRKKFCDYMLRRGYESNLIYEKVKELEKS, from the coding sequence ATGAAAAAACCGACGAACTGCACTTTTACCATCAAAGAAGCTTTACAAAAGTTAGAGCATTTTTGTGCTTATCAAGAGCGTTGTCATGAAGAAGTAGTTTCGAAATTATACAGCCTCAAAATGACTGCTGATGAAATTGATGTAATTATCGTACAGCTAATTGAAGGGAATTTTCTAAATGAAAGTCGCTTTGCCTGCAGTTTTGCCAGAGGTAAGCACCGTATGAAACACTGGGGAAAAATTAGAATTACAAATGAATTAAAAGCAAGACATATTTCCTCTACAAATATTACTTTGGCATTAAAAGAAATTTCTGCAGAGGAATATTTCGAAACTTTTGAAAATTTGGCTGAAAGATGCTGGAATAATTTAACAGAAAGCAATGTCTTGAAAAAACGTAAAAAATTTTGCGACTATATGCTTCGAAGAGGTTATGAAAGTAATTTAATTTACGAAAAAGTAAAGGAATTGGAGAAAAGTTAA